A single region of the Moorena sp. SIOASIH genome encodes:
- a CDS encoding type II toxin-antitoxin system HicA family toxin — MKSVSGKKFCKIIDKKGWVLRKITGSHYIYEKPGAQKIISVPVHKNQDLKRGTLKALMKIAELEESDLQ, encoded by the coding sequence ATGAAATCTGTTTCTGGCAAAAAATTCTGTAAAATTATTGATAAAAAAGGATGGGTTTTGAGAAAAATTACAGGAAGCCATTATATTTATGAAAAGCCAGGAGCTCAAAAAATCATATCCGTTCCAGTTCACAAAAATCAAGATTTGAAGAGAGGAACCCTAAAAGCATTGATGAAAATAGCAGAATTGGAAGAATCAGATCTCCAGTAA
- a CDS encoding type II toxin-antitoxin system HicB family antitoxin: protein MQIKVAIHPAEEGGFWAEVPALPGCITEGDTMEEVLANLQDAIEGWLEVASNSYIPEPNSKIVEVTV from the coding sequence ATGCAGATTAAGGTCGCAATACATCCAGCAGAAGAAGGTGGTTTTTGGGCAGAAGTACCCGCACTACCTGGCTGCATTACTGAGGGAGACACAATGGAAGAGGTTTTAGCAAATCTTCAAGATGCAATTGAAGGTTGGTTAGAAGTTGCCAGCAATTCCTATATTCCTGAACCAAACAGCAAAATTGTGGAAGTTACAGTATGA